The Rhododendron vialii isolate Sample 1 chromosome 6a, ASM3025357v1 genome includes a window with the following:
- the LOC131330246 gene encoding uncharacterized protein LOC131330246 produces MAGATVKNPIQRRNSNEIGKCSGGPESMAVLIFGFLEEWEESSESLCNSGESSDYGGIKDMDVDDDELVDEGNVNNIVEVDKAFWESNEQNLKATMCRSSSIETKIRHATKEALRELRLAGNECGCRRPVAADGCRNCLQRGISDRLRLAGYNCGICKSKWRSSPDIPSGEHSYLEVMDNSNPKKGEVKVVIELNFRAEFEIARANEDYNRLISKLPELFVGKAERLKAVIKILCSGTKKCMKDRKMHMGPWRKHKYVQAKWFGTCERLTLPATQPVGISGQQPKPRASLLTFDLGETLPVLHCTAVN; encoded by the exons ATGGCCGGAGCAACGGTGAAGAATCCGATCCAACGCAGGAATTCAAATGAAATCGGGAAATGTTCCGGTGGGCCGGAAAGTATGGCGGTGTTGATTTTCGGGTTTTTGGAAGAATGGGAGGAGTCGTCCGAAAGTTTATGCAATTCGGGGGAGAGTAGCGATTACGGCGGCATAAAGGATATGGACGTGGACGACGATGAATTGGTGGACGAGGGTAATGTCAACAATATTGTTGAGGTAGACAAGGCATTCTGGGAATCAAATGAACAAAATCTCAAg GCGACGATGTGTAGGAGCAGTTCAATTGAAACGAAGATTAGGCATGCCACAAAAGAAGCTCTGAGGGAATTAAGATTGGCCGGAAATGAGTGTGGTTGCCGGAGACCGGTGGCTGCCGACGGTTGCCGGAATTGTTTGCAAAGAGGGATTTCAGATCGCCTCCGATTGGCTGGTTACAATTGTGGCATTTGTAAATCCAAGTGGAGGAGCTCACCGGATATCCCCTCAG GGGAGCACAGTTATTTGGAAGTGATGGACAACTCAAACCCCAAGAAAGGGGAAGTGAAAGTGGTTATCGAATTGAATTTCAGGGCGGAATTCGAGATTGCAAGAGCTAATGAAGATTACAACCGATTAATTAGCAAATTGCCCGAATTATTCGTTGGTAAAGCAGAGAGGTTAAAAGCCGTAATTAAGATTCTGTGTTCGGGAACCAAGAAGTGCATGAAAGACCGAAAGATGCACATGGGTCCGTGGAGGAAGCACAAGTACGTGCAGGCCAAGTGGTTCGGGACGTGTGAGAGGTTGACCTTGCCTGCGACCCAACCCGTCGGGATCTCCGGGCAGCAACCCAAGCCAAGGGCTTCCTTGTTGACCTTTGATTTGGGGGAGACTTTGCCTGTTTTGCATTGTACAGCAGTTAATTAA
- the LOC131329166 gene encoding uncharacterized protein LOC131329166, giving the protein MAEAAAKTPISGRNSGEVDKYSGESESVALMIFGFLEETEWSPESSCNSGDSFNGGDFVEELEEEEVDESSCNVEENKAFWESQEQLVQGTLRRSSSVETKIRHAVKDALKEINSEGIGCDCLGQVAEGCRNCRQREISDRLRNAGYSCNICKSKWRSSTDIPSGEHTYLEAVDSTSSKRGETIRVVIELNFRAEFEMARAGEEYNSLIRRLPEAFVGKAEKLRTLIKILCSATKKCIKDKKMHMPPWRKHKYMQAKWLGKCEQNSSSVNFSAKNLDQQAPRKHRASLLAFDFLENMPSLHCSTAIRVV; this is encoded by the exons ATGGCCGAAGCAGCCGCCAAAACTCCGATCAGTGGCCGGAACTCGGGCGAGGTCGATAAGTATTCGGGCGAGTCCGAGAGCGTGGCTCTGATGATCTTCGGATTCCTGGAGGAAACCGAATGGTCGCCGGAAAGCTCGTGCAACTCCGGAGATAGCTTTAACGGCGGGGACTTTGTTGAGGAGCTGGAAGAGGAGGAAGTGGATGAGAGTTCTTGCAATGTTGAAGAAAACAAGGCCTTTTGGGAGTCTCAGGAGCAGCTTGTTCAG GGAACTTTGCGGAGGAGTAGCTCTGTAGAAACCAAAATTAGGCATGCTGTGAAGGATGCTCTAAAGGAGATAAATTCGGAGGGAATAGGTTGTGATTGCCTGGGACAGGTGGCCGAAGGTTGCCGGAACTGTAGACAGAGAGAGATTTCCGATCGCCTTCGAAATGCGGGTTATAGTTGTAACATCTGCAAGTCCAAGTGGAGGAGCTCAACAGATATTCCATCAG gGGAGCACACCTATTTGGAAGCAGTAGACAGTACAAGTTCAAAGAGAGGAGAAACAATCAGGGTCGTAATTGAGCTCAACTTCCGAGCTGAATTCGAGATGGCAAGAGCTGGTGAAGAGTACAACAGCCTGATCCGACGATTACCAGAAGCGTTCGTCGGAAAAGCTGAAAAACTGAGAACCCTGATCAAGATACTGTGCTCGGCAACTAAAAAGTGCATCAAGGACAAGAAGATGCACATGCCTCCATGGAGGAAGCACAAGTATATGCAAGCTAAATGGCTAGGTAAATGCGAGCAAAATTCGTCATCAGTGAATTTTTCGGCGAAGAATTTGGATCAGCAGGCGCCGCGGAAGCACAGGGCTTCCTTGCTTGCCTTCGATTTCCTGGAAAACATGCCGAGTTTGCATTGTAGTACTGCTATTAGAGTTGTTTGA